Within Eggerthella sp. YY7918, the genomic segment TCAAGATTGCGCTCGTGACCGGCCGTGTCGATGCGTTCTCGGTCGATCGCTCCATTCTGAACGGCTATGTGGATGATTCCACCATGCTGCTGGACACGCAGTTCGCGCCGCAGGAGTACGGCGTTGCCACAAAGAAGTCGAACACCGAATTGGCGGCCCAAATAGACGACGCCATCGCCGCCATGCAAGCCGACGGTACGCTCACGGCGCTCCAGGAGCGTTGGGGACTTGTGACCCAGACGCCCGCCGAGGCCGAAGAAGGGGGTGCGTAACATGCTTGACATCTTCGCGCCCTACAAGTGGGAGGCACTGTTTCTGCGCTGGCCCGATATTCTGGCGGCGTTTGGCACCACGGTGGGAATTTCGGTATTGGCGCTCATCATCGCGCTGGTGCTGGGTATTGTGTTCGGCGTGCTGTCGGTATCGCGCATTGCGGTGTTGCGCGGCATTACACGCGTGTACGTGGAAGTGGTGCAAAACGTGCCTCTGCTTTTGCAGGTGTTTGTGTTCTACGCTATCTTCCCTCTTTTAGGTCTGTCGCTTGCAGCGTTTTGGATCGGTGTGCTGGCCATTGGTATTTACCATGGCGGCTACATTTCGGAAGTGGTGCGCAGCGGCATCGGCTCCATTCACCGCGGGCAATTCGAGGCGGCGAAGAGCCAGGGTTTTTCGTATTGGCAGACCATGTTTCTCATCATTTTGCCGCAGGCGTTTCGCATCATTATGCCTCCGCTGGCGGTACAGGCGGCCAACCTGGTGAAAAACACGAGCGTGCTCGCGCTTATCGCGGGCGGCGAGCTTATGTACTTTTCAAACTCGTTTGCAGGTTCGACTAGTTACTACGGGCCGGTGTATGTGGTGGCGGCGCTGCTGTACTTTGTCATCTGCTTTCCGCTGTCGCGTCTTGCGCTTTATCTGGAGCGGCGTACGCGCGCTCATAGGCATTTGGCTACGGGCGATGCGAGCGAAGAGCTGGGCGAGGATACGATGGAGGTTACGCCGGGCACGCACGACATCACGGGACGTGCGGCGGCTGCCACCATGGCCGCGGGCGTTGACACGATGTTCGAGACGGTGGACATAGCCCCCGCGCGACAGGCTCCTTCGCCGCGCCATCCGCTGCACACGTTGAGTGAGGATGCGGAAGGCTCCGGGGCGGGTGAGCGCGGGCCGATGGAGCAGGCCTTTACCGGACGCGTGGCAGCCGAGATTGCCGATGAGATTGGCCGCGAGATAGCCCAGGAGATCGCCGAGGAATGCGGCGATGAGGAGCGTGCCGCGCGCGTTATGCGCACCAAGGCGGGACGCATCAAGGCACACCGGCGTCTTGAACGGCGTGTTGCCGCCCGGCGTGGACTGGAGCGGCAGCCCGATGAAGTGGGTGCAGCTATGCCGGCCACTCCCGACGCTGCGGCGGAAGGCGCACGTGATTTCAAAGACGAAGCCCATCGCCGTTCAACTGAGGCGGACGAGGTACTGGTTTCTCGTGCCGAAACGGCCACAAGCGATCGCATTACGCGCGATGTACGGCATCGTGTTGACAGGCGCGACCGCGATCAGGAGCGTGCCGAGGCGCAGCTTGACGTGGAAGCATTTCTCGACAACGACTATGTGCCCGGTGAGCTAGATGCGCCCGCCGAGCGACAAGCTCATGTTCGCGCTCCTCATGATGAGGCGGATTTCGATGCTGAAAGCGAAGACGCTGTTGCGCAGCAAGAGCGTGATGAGCGAAAGGGGGAGCGATGAGCGAGATAGCCGCTTTGTTCACATGGGTGAACGTACGGTTTTTGTTACAGGGCCTTGGCATGACGCTGCTCATTTCGGCGCTTGCCATCGCCTGCTCGATTGTGCTCGGTACCCTTATTTCCGTTCTTCGTACGTCAAACGTACGGGTGCTGCGCGGCATTGCTACCGTTTACATCGAAATATTCAAGAACACGCCGCTTCTGCTGTGGATCATGTTCACGTTTTTTGTGGCGCAGTTGCCGCCCATCGGCGCTGCGGTGCTTGCGTTTACCCTGTTCACCAGCGCAAGTGTGGCTGAAATCGTGCGTGGTGGCTTAGCCAGTGTGCCGTTCGGCCAGTATGAGGCCGCAAGGTCGCAGGGCTTTTCCACCGTGCAGACCTATACGCTTATCGTTTTGCCCCAAGCGCTGCGCAATATGGTGCCGGCATTGTTGTCTCAGTTCGTTACCACAATCAAGGACACGAGCTATCTGTGGGGTGCGATGGCGCTACAAGAGCTCATGGGTCGCGGCATGATCCTTATGAACAGCTATAACTCAACCGTGCAGATCTTCGCCATCTTTGGCATCATGGCGGCCGTGTACTTTGTGGTGTGCTTTACGCTCTCGCAGATTGTGCGCGCCTACCAGCGTCGGCTGAAGGAAGCGCGCACGGCATAGGTTGTGCTGACTACAAGGTACTTGCAAGAAGGGCCAGCTGGGCCTGAGCGCTTTCGGGCACGGCGAGCGTGATGTCCTGGCCAAGGGCGGTGAGCGTGACGTAGCCGGGATTGTCGTAGATGGTAATTGAGCCGTCAACGCCAAGCGAAGAAGCGTCGTAGGTGCCGGTTGCGTTCGCGTCGGCAGGTAGCGTTGCGGCTTCCCAGCTTTCGATGGCAAGATTGGCTACGGCTTCGTCAACCTGTTCGGGGGTGAGGCCTGTTGCGGCGGCGATGGCCCCCTTATTGTCGTCAATCGTGTTCTTGAGCTGGCCTTTAACGTCGGTGACATCCAGCGCGACGTTCGCGGCTGCCGCTTTGGCTTGTTGGGCCGCATCGCTCACCGGACCAAGGGAGCTGTTTGAGAGGGCGATAATCCCGATACCCACGGCAATGACGGCGACGAGCAACCCGGCGATAATCCCAACAGCTTTCTTCATAAGAGCCTCCTTGTGGGAGCGTGAATAGTACGTAAGCGAAACGGTGGGCGACGACGCCGCTGGTACGTTTTCTTGTTGATACGTGCAGCGGTGGTGGATTAATTCGGCGCGTCTCCCAAAAAACAGCCTACTGGAGAATTCGTCCCTTCACGAAACGTCCGCGCGCTCTCCAGAGCCTCCAAACGAAATCCCCATCCGATCTTCGGAACTCACACTCGCGAGGCGCGCGTTGGAACGGCGCGCTGGAAGCACGTTTGGTTCTTGCTAGATCTGCGCTGGTTTTCCGCTGGAAACATGCAGCATTTTCGCTTGAAGGAGGAAAGAAACGCGCTAGATTCCTGCTGGATGCACGCCATATCCACGCAAGTTCTTCTTGCTATGCTGGGGTGTAGTGACGAAGAAAGAGCCTTGAAATTATAACATATATGTTATAAACTACAGATGGCTCTCGCATGCAGCGGAGGGAGCTATGGATGAGTTTGAAGTGGTCTTTTACCGGCGTAAAGACGGTTCTAGGCCGATGGATGCGTTTCTTGGTAGCTTGGACAGAAAGCTACGCGCAAAGGCAGTACGCGACCTTAAAGAATTGCGTGTGAACGCGAGCATGCTGTGTGAGCCGCATTCAAAGGCGATGAGTAAAGGGCTCTTCGAATTGCGCATTCGTCAAGGAGGAAACATTGCTCGTGCGTTTTACTTCTTTTTCGATGGCCATCGTATTATCGTAACGAATGGTTTTGTTAAAAAGAGCCACAAAACACCAAGGCGCGAATTGGAGCGAGCGTTGCGTTTTAAAGCTGATTGGGAGGAGCGGCACAGACATGGATGATCTTGATAGGTACCATGCAGAGCAAATGAAAGACCCTGAATATGCTGCCGAATACGAACGGCTGCAGCCTGAGTACGACATCATTGATGCCCTCATTACGGCACGTGCAGAAGAGAATCTCACGCAGCGTGAGCTGGCCGAGCGTTGCGGCATGAAACAAAGCGCATTTGCGCGCATTGAATCTGGCAACGCGAATCCCACACTCTCTACGCTCAAACAGCTCGCTGCCGGCATGGGCAAAAAACTCCGCATCAGCTTTGTGTAAAACAACTATGCCTTTCATCTGGGAAAACAATTATTCAGATGATTTGCCCTTAAAAGCTAGGTACACGTGCCTCGTTTCTGCAAGTTGCTCGAGCTCCCTGCGCGAGATGCCCAGCTTTTTCCGCAGCACCTGAGCAACGGTCAGGCCGAGTGCGCCTTCGCACGTGATGTCTAAGGGAAAGGCTGCGCGATGGTGGATCGTACGAATGTTAGACGGTTCGGTCGACGGCGGCATGAAAAAGGGGCAGAACAAAAAAGCCCTGATCGTTTAACTTGACGAGCGCCTCCCCCCCCCTGTACTATTACTGATCATACTTTATTGAAAACGTACGCTGTTTTAGCAGCATTGATCTCACATGGGAAGAAAGCTTATGAAAAAACGATTGAAATGGCTGCTCGTCCTCAGTGTTGTGGCCTGCACGATCTTTGGAGCCGCCACCCCCGCCGTCGCATCGGCGTCAACAGACTACACAATGGGTGTTGATCTGACGAACGGCACGCTAATTTTTCCGGGAGATACGATCAAAGCCGACGGTTCCGGTGGCGAATTTGTCGTCATCGACGAAAACGGTACTGTAATCCATCAGGGGCATAGCGCTGTTTATACGGATCACAGTTATGGAACTATAGCTTCTGATATTAAATCCTTTGGCAGTGGCGAGCACTACCTCGTACCTGATGATTTGGCGCTAGGCTATTACGCGTACATCGCCGATATCAGCGAATCGTCCGACGACTATTACCAGAGTTTTAACAATCAAAAGCTGTTGTTGCTCTATCTGAAACCAGAGGGGGTCACCTATGTTGGAACCTATGACCCCAACGGAGGCACCGAACCGGAAAGCCCCTTCAGTTTTAAGTATGGCGAGGCCGCGACCGCCGGCAACGTCTCAGACGGCTCCCAGTTTACGAACGGCAATCTGGTATTCAAATCCTGGAACACCATGCCCGACGGAACGGGCGACACCATCTTGCCCAACGTGCCTTTCGCCGACGTACAGGATATCATCGCCCAGAACGCTCAATCAGACAGCGCTCTGCCCAGCGAAGCAAAAATCACTTTTTACGCCCAATGGGGCCCGGCGGCCGCTGAAGGCGACATCCCGCCCACCAGCGATTCCTCCTCGAACAGTCCGAACACGGGCGACTCCGTCCCGACCAGTCCGCCTACCGGCGATTCCTTGTCGGTATGGCTTCCAATTCTGCTGATGCTTCTGGCTCTTGGTGCAGGCGGCTTCGCTTTGAGAAAACGAACTGAACAGAAGTAGACACGTCACAAGCCAAAGAAAAATTCAGCCAATTTACAACAGGACGTTCCGACATCACGTTGGAGCGTCCTGTTTTATTCTGAACAAACGAGCCTTTTAACGTGACGAGCACCCCCTGTGGTATAAATCTCGCGCAGCGTGATCTGGCCGAGCGTCCGTTCTGTTGCAGGAAGTAAAACAGCTTCGATTCTACAGGGGAATTGGGGATGAGAGGTTATAGCTAGGCATCATTTTGTAAGGCTCCCATAACAAGGTCATATGCAGTTGTTACAGGACTCCTTTTAGTCTGGTGTTCTGGCGATTCAAATACGTTGTAAAAATTGTGCTCTGACGATTTTCGAAACTCGTGTTCATGAAGTGTGCGTTAGAACCGCATCAGAAGGACGCTTGGTCCTTGCTAGATCTGCGCTGGTTTTCCGCTGGAAATGCGTAAGATTTTTGCTGGAATCGGGAAAGAAAAAGCAATATTTTCGCTGGATGTACGCCATATCCATGTAAGTTCCGCTTGCTATGCTGGGGGTCGTTGCTTCCAAGGGAAAGGCTGCGCGATGGTGGATCGTACGAATGCTATACTGCTTGCAAAACAAGGTTCAGAAATGAGAGGAGGTGCAAACATGGACAAGGAGCGTAAACGTCCGGTCGATTCCGAAAACGTACAATCCGGAAGTCTTGAGAGTATTGCCGTTTTCGAAGAACTTGAACGGCGGCGTGGTTTTGTTAAGAGCGGCGCTTCGCAGCTTCTTTCCGAGGAGGAGTCATGGACTCTTCTACGGAAAGCAGGTATCCATGTTTGAATACCTGATTGATGGCAGTAAAGAGCTCGAAATCGGATTTCTCGCGAGTTCGTTTTCGTGATGATTGATCGTTTCGAAATAGGTAATTTCTCTCTTCTCCTCTCAAAATCGTGTATGCTATCGTCTGCTGCGCTGAAGGTGGCGTGGCGCACGTGCGTTGCGGCGCATTATCCCCACACACGTTAATAAAACAAGTTGGGGCAATCGTGTGAATGAAACAGGCCGCAGGAGTGGCCCGAACGAACAAGGAGGAACCGCGTGAAGCTGGTGGTAACCGAGAAGAACGACGCGGCTCAGAAAATTGCCGATTTACTCGGCGTCAAGAAACCCAAAGCGGACAAGGTGTACTCAACGCCGGTGTACCGTTTTGATGTGAACGGAGAAGAGTGGGTGACCATCGGCCTACGCGGTCACATTCTGGAACCCGATTTCACTCCGACCATGGTGTACAAGAAGCGCGGTGGCTGGCAGGGCGTTACCGAAGAAGGTGAGGCGTTCCCAGCGGAGCTGCCGGCAACGTTGCCCAAGCCCCCGTTCAAAAAGAAGAAGCCCTTCACCGAGGACGGTGTGGAGCTGAAGGCCTGGAAAATGGACGCGCTGCCGTATCTGGTGTATGCCCCCATCAAGAAACTGCCCAAGGAAAAAGAGATCATCCGCTCCTTGAAGAACCTTGCAAAGAAGGCTGATTCGGTCATTATCGCGACCGACTTCGACCGCGAGGGCGAGCTTATCGGAAGTGACGCGCTCAGCTGCATCCAAGAGGTAAACCCGACCGCGCCGGTGTCCCGCGCGCGCTACTCGGCGTTTACCAAAGAAGAAATCACCCACGCGTTCAGCAATCTGGTGGAACTGGACACGAACCTGGCATCCGCCGGCGCGTCGCGCCAAGACATCGATCTCATCTGGGGTGCGGTGCTCACGCGCTATCTGACGCTGGTGAAGTTTGCCGGTTACGGCAACGTGCGCTCGTCGGGCCGCGTGCAAACGCCCACGCTCGCCCTTATCGTCGCGCGCGAGCGCGAGCGCCTTGCCTTCGTCCCGGAGGACTACTGGGTGATTCGCGGCGGGTTCGACGCCGCCGCACAGAGCGGCCCCACGTCGGGTGACGGCGAGCTGGCCTTTGAGGCTCCGCATGCTACAGCCCGCTTCAAGGTCGAAGCCGAGGCGCAGGCTGCGATGGCCCATGTGGAAGGCGCGACGAGCGCCACCGTGTCGGCCGTCGAGAAGAAGAAGCGCACCGTGGCCCCACCCGTGCCGTTCAACACCACGTCGCTCATGGCGGCGGCCTCGGCCGAGGGCCTCAGTCCCGCGCGCACCATGCGCATTGCCGAGAGCCTGTACATGGATGGCTACATTTCGTACCCCCGCGTGGATAACACGGTGTACCCGAGCTCGCTCGACCTCGCCGAAACCGTGAAGGCCATCTCCGGCAACCCCGCCTATGCCCCGTACTGCAAGGAGCTGCTTGCAAAAGGCAAGCTCACGGCCACGCGCGGCAAAAAGGAAACGACCGACCACCCGCCCATTTATCCCACGGCCAAAGCCACGCCCGACGATTTGGCGCCTGCCGACTACAAGTTGTACAACCTCATCGCGCGGCGCTTCTTGGCCACGCTTTCGGAGGCGGCGGTGGTGGAAGGTACCAAAGTGACGCTCGACGTGGCCGGTGAGCCGTTCGTCGCAAAGGGCGATGTGCTGGTGAAGCAGGGCTTCCGCGCCATCTATCCCTATGGCCTCAAGAAAGACGAGCAGCTGCCCGCACTCACGGAAGGCCAACAGATCGCCTTCAATGGCGCCACCTGCACCAAGAAGCAAACCGAGCCGCCCGCGCGCTACAGCCAGGGCAAGCTCATCCAAGAAATGGAGAAGCTGGGCCTGGGTACGAAGTCCACGCGCCACTCCATCATCGAACGTCTCTATGCGGTTAAGTACATCCAAAACGATCCCATCGAACCAAGCCAGCTGGGCATGGCGGTGTGCGATGCGTTGGACAAATTCGCGCCGCACATCACGCATCCCGAGATGACGGCCGAGCTGGAAGAGGAGATGGATAACATCGCCGAAGGCCGCACGACCAAGGCCGATGTGGTCACCACGAGCCGCAACCTCTTGGCCGAAGAGCTGGCGAGTCTGCTGCCGCATTCGGAAGAAGTGAAGGACGCCCTCGCCGATGCCGTGGCTGCGGATGCCTACGTGGGTCCGTGCCCCAAGTGCGGCAAGGACCTGCAGCTGCGCGCGAGCCAAAAGACCCGCGGCATGTTCATCGGTTGTGCCGGCTGGCCCGACTGCGACGTGACCTTCCCGCTGCCCAAGGGCAAGGTGGAAGCCGTACCCGAGCCGTGTCCCACCTGCGGCATGCCGCAGGTAAAGGTGACAGCCTTCCGTTCCAAGCCGCGCACCATCTGCATCGATCCGAACTGCTCTACCAACAAGGAGCCCGATGTCATCGTGGGCGAGTGTCCGGTATGCAAGGCCAACGGCAAGCAGGCAAACCTCGTCGCGCAGAAAAACCCGCGCACGCTCAAGCGTTTCATCCACTGCGAGAACTACGACGAATGCGGCACCGGCTATCCGCTGCCTCAGTACGGCAAGCTGGAGGCCACGGGCGAGGTGTGCGAGCACTGCGGCGCACCGATGGTCATCGTGACCACAAATCGCGGCCCCTGGAAACTTTGCCCCAACTTCGACTGCCCCAGCAAAGAGCAAGACGAGGAAAAGGCGGGCGCAAAGGGCGCGGGTACGAAGAGTACACGAAAGGCTCCGGCGAAGCGTAAGCCCGCTGCCAAGAAGGCTACCGCAACCAAGAAGTAAAAGCCTACGGCCTTCATGGCGAAAGGTTTCAACTGAATAGATCGTCTCAAGGGCGGCACCGTATTTTGGTGTCGCCTTTGTCGTAGGAGTACCGCTCCTATCCTTATTTTCTCTTACACCCATTCCGAACAGGCATAACGCTAAAACGCCCATGAGGGGTGTAGATGGGTGTGCCTCGTGAGCGCATGATTCCCCCAACGTTTTGTCACAGACGAGAAAGGAAGGGGAGACATGGCGAAAACCAAGGCGTTTGGCCAAAGAACAGCGCAAGCTAAGGCCAAACAGAAATTGGGGGAACCCAAGAAAGAGGTGAATTGGATTAACTTGGCGATATCGGTCGCCATCGGCGTCGTGCTGTGGTTTGTTCCCACGCCGGCGGGGTTGGAAACGCAAGCATGGCATATGTTTGCCATCTTCGCAGCTACCATTGTCGCACTCATCATCAAGCCGATGCCCATGGGATCGATTGCCATCTGTGCTATCGCGTTGTGCGTTCTCACGAATACCACGAGTCTCAAAGACGGTTTGTCGGGATTCTCGAACACGACCATCTGGCTCATCGTCATTGCGTTCTTCATCTCGCGCGGCTTTATCAAAACGGGTCTCGGCAGCCGCGTGGCCTATCTGTTCGTGAACAAGTTCGGTAAGAAGACCCTCGGTCTGTCTTATGCGCTGGCTGCGACCGACCTTGTGCTGTCGCCCGCTATGCCGTCGAACACGGCGCGCGCAGGCGGCATCGTGTTTCCCATCGTGCAGTCGCTGTCGCGCGCGTTTGGCTCGCGTCCCGACGACGGCACCGCGCATCGTATGGGATCGTTTTTGCACCTGACCGCTTACCAGGTGGATATGGTGACCTCTGCCATGTTTATGACGTCCATGGCGGCAAACCCTTTGGCCGTGCAATTGGCAGCCGAGGCGGCGGGCATCGAAATCACCTGGGTGGGCTGGTGTCTCGCCGCTATCGTGCCGGGTATTCTGTCGCTCATTTTGGTGCCGCTCGTCATCTACAAGCTCGATCCGCCTGAGGTAAAGGAAACGCCCGGTGCTGCCGCTATGGCGCGGGAGAAGCTGGCCGAGATGGGCCCCATGACCATGGCCGAGAAGAAGATGATCGGCGTGTTCATTCTGGTTCTCGTGCTGTGGATCGCCGGTTCCAGCATCGACCTCAACGCCACGACAACGGGCTTTATCGGTTTGGGCGTGCTGCTTCTTTCGGGTGTTCTCACCTGGGATGACGTTAAAAGCGAGAAGGGTGCATGGGATACGCTTGTGTGGTTCTCCGCTCTCGTGATGATGGCGGGTCAGCTGAACACGCTCGGTATGATTCCGTGGTTCGGCGATCTGATGGGCGGCGTGGTCGGCGGCATGAACTGGGTTCTGGCCGCGGTGCTGCTGGCGCTCGTGTACTTCTTTGCACACTATCTGTTTGCAAGCCAAACCGCTCACGTTACTGCTATGTATGCTGCCTTTTTGACGGTCATGGTAGCCGCGGGTGCACCTCCGATGCTGGCAGCCTTGGTGCTGGGCTTCTTCAGCAACCTCAATGGAGCTATCACGCACTACGCGTGCGGTCCCGCTCCCATTTTCTTCGGCCCCGGCTATGTGAGCCAAGGCAAGTGGTGGTCCACCGGTCTCATCGTATCCCTCGTCAACATTGTCGTGTGGATGGGCATCGGATGTATGTGGTGGAAGGTACTCGGCCTCTGGTAGGCCCCTCTGTCCGGTGCGTCCGAAGGGGGCGCGCCGGACTTTAACTGCCGCCCCGAAAGGCGGCTTGGCAACGAAAGCGAAGAGGAGACAATTCCATGAAGGAAATCAGCGTTGAAAAGATCACCGAGGAAGTAAAGCGTCTGTGCATCGAGGCTGCGTGTGATCTGCCGGTAGACGTGGAAAAGCTTATCGTCCATGCCACGCAGACCGAAGAATCGGAATTCGGCACCTATGCGATGGAAAAGGTGTGTCGCAATATCAAAATCTCCCGCGAAAACGAAGTGCCCATGTGTCAGGACACCGGCATGGTTATCGCGTTTGTTGAGATTGGTCAGGACGTGCACATTGTGGGCGGCCTGCTCGACGATGCCATTAACGCAGGCGTGGCGGCTGGCTACACCGACGGTTACCTGCGCAAGTCCACGGTTATCGATCCCGTGCTCAACCGCAAGAACGCCGGCGACAACACGCCCGCCATCATTTATACCTCGCTTGTTGCGGGAGACGAGCTGCGCATCACGGTGATGCCGAAAGGCGCCGGCTCGGAGAATATGAGCGCGCTCAAAATGCTCAAGCCTGCCGAGGGCCTGGAGGGCGTGAAGAAGTTCATCGTCGATGCCGTGGTGAACGCGGGCGGCAATCCCTGCCCGCCGACTGTGGTGGGCGTGGGTATTGGCGGCAACGCCGACAAGGCCATGCAGCTGTCGAAGGTGGCCCTGCGCCGCGAGGCAGGCGCGCCAAACCCCAATCCTGAATACGCCGCCATCGAGCGCGAGCTTCTGAAGGAAATCAACAAGTCCGGCGTGGGCCCGCAGGGCTTCGGTGGCCGCAACACGGCGCTCGCGGTGCAGATTGAGACCTATCCCACGCACATTGCCACGATGCCGGTGGCCGTCACGCTCAACTGCCACGCCGCGCGCCACAAGGAAGTTGTCCTGTAGGCCCTGTGTAGCCCAAAATCGCAAACCCGCTTTCACTCAAAGGAGAGAATTATGGCTCAAGCCAAGCAGATAACCACCCCGTTGACCGACGAGACGGTGAAGTCGCTCAAGTGCGGCGACATGGTGAACATCTCGGGTGTCATCTACACCGGTCGCGATGCGGCGCACAAGATTATGGTCGAGGCTATCGAACAGGGCGAGCAGCTGCCCGTCGACTGGAGCGGTCAGGTTATTTACTACGCCGGACCCACGCCCGCCAAGCCCGGCAAGGTGATTGGCTCGTGCGGGCCCACCACATCGGGCCGTATGGATGCCTATTCGCCCACGATGATGGAGCAGGGGCTTAAGGGCATGATTGGCAAGGGTCCGCGCTCCAAAGAAGTAGTGGATGCCATGGTGAAGCACGGCGTCGTCTACTTCGCCGCCATCGGCGGCGCCGCAGCTCTCATTGCCGACAGCGTGAAGGAGTGTGACGTCATCGCCTATGACGACCTGGGGCCTGAGGCAGTGCGTCGTCTACGCGTGGAAAACTATCCCTGCATCGTGGTGATCGACGCTGAAGGCAACAACCTCTATGAGCAGGGCGTCGCTCAGTACCGGATGGACTAGGTGGATGCCATGCAAACCTACGACGTTGTAATTGTGGGTGCGGGCGGTGCCGGAATGGCAGCCGCGCTCAATGCCAGCAAGGATCCTTCTTTAAGCGTTGCGGTACTCACCAAGGTATTCCCCACGCGCTCGCATACCGGTGCTGCGCAGGGCGGTATGAACGCGGCGTTAGCCTATCGCGATCCGAACGATACGATAGAAAGCCATTTCTTCGACACGGTGAAGGGCAGCGACTACCTGGCCGACCAGGACGCCGTGGAGTTCTTCGTGTCCGGAATGCCAGATTTGGTGCTGCAGCTTGAGTCGATGGGCGTGCCGTACTCGCGCGACGAGCAGGGTCGCATCGCCCAGCGCCCCTTCGGCGGCGCTTCGAGCCCGCGTTGCTGCTACTCGGCCGACAAGACGGGGCACGTGGTGTTGCACGCGCTCTACGAGAACTGTCTGAAGCAGGGTGTGACGTTCTTGGACGAGTACAATCTGCTTGATATTGCCCAGGTGAACGGACAGGTGCAGGGCGTCGTAGCTATCGATTTGCGCCGCGGCGAGATCGTGTCGTTTCAGGCGCGTGCCGTGGTCATTGCGGCCGGCGGGTTCGGGCGTGTGTACTGGAGCCGTACGACCAACGCCACCAACATGACGGGCGACGGGGTGGCTGCATGCCTGCGCGCGGGCGTGCCTATCAAAGACCCCGAATTCGTGCAGTTCCACCCCACGGGGCTGGCCTCCACGGGCGTGCTGCTATCCGAGGCCTGCCGCGGCGAGGGCGGCTACCTCATCAACAACAAAGGCGAGCGCTTCATGGAGCGCTATGCCCCCGAAAAGATGGAGCTTGGTCCGCGCGATCTGGTGGCGCGCTCCATCGAAACGGAAATCAAGGAAGGCCGCGGCTTTGGCGAGGGTATGAAGAGCTATGTGCTTTTGGATATGCGT encodes:
- a CDS encoding DNA topoisomerase I → MKLVVTEKNDAAQKIADLLGVKKPKADKVYSTPVYRFDVNGEEWVTIGLRGHILEPDFTPTMVYKKRGGWQGVTEEGEAFPAELPATLPKPPFKKKKPFTEDGVELKAWKMDALPYLVYAPIKKLPKEKEIIRSLKNLAKKADSVIIATDFDREGELIGSDALSCIQEVNPTAPVSRARYSAFTKEEITHAFSNLVELDTNLASAGASRQDIDLIWGAVLTRYLTLVKFAGYGNVRSSGRVQTPTLALIVARERERLAFVPEDYWVIRGGFDAAAQSGPTSGDGELAFEAPHATARFKVEAEAQAAMAHVEGATSATVSAVEKKKRTVAPPVPFNTTSLMAAASAEGLSPARTMRIAESLYMDGYISYPRVDNTVYPSSLDLAETVKAISGNPAYAPYCKELLAKGKLTATRGKKETTDHPPIYPTAKATPDDLAPADYKLYNLIARRFLATLSEAAVVEGTKVTLDVAGEPFVAKGDVLVKQGFRAIYPYGLKKDEQLPALTEGQQIAFNGATCTKKQTEPPARYSQGKLIQEMEKLGLGTKSTRHSIIERLYAVKYIQNDPIEPSQLGMAVCDALDKFAPHITHPEMTAELEEEMDNIAEGRTTKADVVTTSRNLLAEELASLLPHSEEVKDALADAVAADAYVGPCPKCGKDLQLRASQKTRGMFIGCAGWPDCDVTFPLPKGKVEAVPEPCPTCGMPQVKVTAFRSKPRTICIDPNCSTNKEPDVIVGECPVCKANGKQANLVAQKNPRTLKRFIHCENYDECGTGYPLPQYGKLEATGEVCEHCGAPMVIVTTNRGPWKLCPNFDCPSKEQDEEKAGAKGAGTKSTRKAPAKRKPAAKKATATKK
- a CDS encoding 3-polyprenyl-4-hydroxybenzoate decarboxylase, translated to MKKRLKWLLVLSVVACTIFGAATPAVASASTDYTMGVDLTNGTLIFPGDTIKADGSGGEFVVIDENGTVIHQGHSAVYTDHSYGTIASDIKSFGSGEHYLVPDDLALGYYAYIADISESSDDYYQSFNNQKLLLLYLKPEGVTYVGTYDPNGGTEPESPFSFKYGEAATAGNVSDGSQFTNGNLVFKSWNTMPDGTGDTILPNVPFADVQDIIAQNAQSDSALPSEAKITFYAQWGPAAAEGDIPPTSDSSSNSPNTGDSVPTSPPTGDSLSVWLPILLMLLALGAGGFALRKRTEQK
- a CDS encoding amino acid ABC transporter permease produces the protein MLDIFAPYKWEALFLRWPDILAAFGTTVGISVLALIIALVLGIVFGVLSVSRIAVLRGITRVYVEVVQNVPLLLQVFVFYAIFPLLGLSLAAFWIGVLAIGIYHGGYISEVVRSGIGSIHRGQFEAAKSQGFSYWQTMFLIILPQAFRIIMPPLAVQAANLVKNTSVLALIAGGELMYFSNSFAGSTSYYGPVYVVAALLYFVICFPLSRLALYLERRTRAHRHLATGDASEELGEDTMEVTPGTHDITGRAAAATMAAGVDTMFETVDIAPARQAPSPRHPLHTLSEDAEGSGAGERGPMEQAFTGRVAAEIADEIGREIAQEIAEECGDEERAARVMRTKAGRIKAHRRLERRVAARRGLERQPDEVGAAMPATPDAAAEGARDFKDEAHRRSTEADEVLVSRAETATSDRITRDVRHRVDRRDRDQERAEAQLDVEAFLDNDYVPGELDAPAERQAHVRAPHDEADFDAESEDAVAQQERDERKGER
- a CDS encoding anion permease, with protein sequence MAKTKAFGQRTAQAKAKQKLGEPKKEVNWINLAISVAIGVVLWFVPTPAGLETQAWHMFAIFAATIVALIIKPMPMGSIAICAIALCVLTNTTSLKDGLSGFSNTTIWLIVIAFFISRGFIKTGLGSRVAYLFVNKFGKKTLGLSYALAATDLVLSPAMPSNTARAGGIVFPIVQSLSRAFGSRPDDGTAHRMGSFLHLTAYQVDMVTSAMFMTSMAANPLAVQLAAEAAGIEITWVGWCLAAIVPGILSLILVPLVIYKLDPPEVKETPGAAAMAREKLAEMGPMTMAEKKMIGVFILVLVLWIAGSSIDLNATTTGFIGLGVLLLSGVLTWDDVKSEKGAWDTLVWFSALVMMAGQLNTLGMIPWFGDLMGGVVGGMNWVLAAVLLALVYFFAHYLFASQTAHVTAMYAAFLTVMVAAGAPPMLAALVLGFFSNLNGAITHYACGPAPIFFGPGYVSQGKWWSTGLIVSLVNIVVWMGIGCMWWKVLGLW
- a CDS encoding amino acid ABC transporter permease, with the translated sequence MSEIAALFTWVNVRFLLQGLGMTLLISALAIACSIVLGTLISVLRTSNVRVLRGIATVYIEIFKNTPLLLWIMFTFFVAQLPPIGAAVLAFTLFTSASVAEIVRGGLASVPFGQYEAARSQGFSTVQTYTLIVLPQALRNMVPALLSQFVTTIKDTSYLWGAMALQELMGRGMILMNSYNSTVQIFAIFGIMAAVYFVVCFTLSQIVRAYQRRLKEARTA
- a CDS encoding helix-turn-helix domain-containing protein: MDDLDRYHAEQMKDPEYAAEYERLQPEYDIIDALITARAEENLTQRELAERCGMKQSAFARIESGNANPTLSTLKQLAAGMGKKLRISFV
- a CDS encoding type II toxin-antitoxin system RelE/ParE family toxin, which translates into the protein MDEFEVVFYRRKDGSRPMDAFLGSLDRKLRAKAVRDLKELRVNASMLCEPHSKAMSKGLFELRIRQGGNIARAFYFFFDGHRIIVTNGFVKKSHKTPRRELERALRFKADWEERHRHG